Proteins from a single region of Dyadobacter fanqingshengii:
- a CDS encoding response regulator — protein MSYTKRVLIAEDSSVIQNLARKILEFQHYEITSVKNGEQVLQLLEKEDFDIILLDINMPVMDGMECARSIRKLPNEKKAKTPIVAITGNAKNYSEEDFKQAGFDDALMKPLNFDRLVEVVAHLTE, from the coding sequence ATGTCATACACCAAGCGAGTACTCATTGCCGAAGACAGCTCAGTTATTCAAAATCTGGCAAGGAAGATTCTGGAATTTCAACATTACGAGATCACTTCTGTGAAAAACGGAGAGCAGGTTTTGCAGCTGCTTGAAAAAGAGGATTTCGATATTATTTTGCTGGATATCAATATGCCTGTGATGGATGGAATGGAGTGCGCAAGAAGCATCCGTAAATTGCCTAACGAGAAAAAGGCCAAAACACCGATCGTTGCCATTACCGGAAACGCCAAAAACTATTCGGAAGAAGATTTTAAACAAGCAGGATTTGATGATGCGCTAATGAAACCTTTGAATTTTGACCGTCTGGTTGAAGTGGTCGCGCATTTGACAGAATAA
- a CDS encoding MBL fold metallo-hydrolase encodes MRITFLGTGTSQGIPVIACECAVCRSDDPRDKRLRTSVWIQAKGKSIVIDTGPDFRQQMLRANVKDLDAAVFTHQHKDHTAGLDDIRAFNHRNQRDIPLYGRESVLKQIQNEFAYAFSENRYPGVPHFELHNIDNEPFDVQGVAFTPIEAMHHHLPVFGYRVEDFTYITDANYISEQEQKKIIGSKVLVLDTLQKEPHLSHFTLAQSLALIKKLQIPSAYLVHMSHKLGKHAEIENELPSHVHLAHDGLVLDL; translated from the coding sequence ATGAGGATTACATTTTTAGGGACCGGCACATCACAGGGAATACCGGTTATTGCCTGTGAATGTGCCGTTTGCCGATCCGATGACCCACGCGACAAGCGTTTAAGGACCTCCGTTTGGATCCAGGCCAAAGGAAAATCCATTGTGATTGATACAGGCCCCGATTTTCGTCAGCAAATGCTTCGGGCCAATGTTAAAGATCTGGATGCTGCCGTTTTTACACATCAGCACAAAGACCACACCGCCGGACTGGACGATATCCGGGCCTTCAACCACCGCAACCAGCGCGACATTCCGCTTTATGGAAGAGAATCTGTTTTAAAGCAGATCCAGAACGAGTTCGCCTACGCTTTCTCTGAAAACAGATATCCCGGCGTGCCTCATTTCGAACTACATAACATTGATAATGAGCCGTTTGATGTGCAAGGTGTAGCATTTACGCCTATTGAAGCCATGCATCATCATTTGCCCGTGTTCGGTTATCGGGTTGAAGACTTTACCTACATTACCGATGCCAATTATATTTCCGAGCAAGAACAAAAGAAGATAATCGGTTCCAAAGTGCTGGTTTTAGACACATTACAAAAAGAGCCGCATCTTTCGCATTTTACATTAGCCCAATCCTTAGCGCTAATTAAAAAATTGCAGATCCCAAGCGCATATCTCGTGCACATGAGCCATAAGCTGGGCAAGCATGCAGAAATTGAAAATGAGTTGCCTTCTCACGTGCATCTGGCTCACGACGGCCTGGTGCTGGATTTGTAG
- a CDS encoding molybdopterin-dependent oxidoreductase, translating to MEDNSKLEKIIEARMKLKARFEQQMSATPSVSDARPMGTGEINRHGMPKLPAGQIKTVKWPVLDLGFKPDISHQKWKLVIDGHVESPVTLNWEDFMALPQTEDVSDFHCVTTWSRMDVPWVGVRLADLAALVQPKSSATHILCHGYDKYTTNLSLEEALKDDVLLVHTADNKPLERDHGGPVRMITPQLYAWKGSKWINRIEFLSSNKLGFWELRGYSNTAYPWRNDRYS from the coding sequence ATGGAAGATAACAGCAAACTTGAAAAGATCATAGAGGCCAGAATGAAGCTGAAAGCGCGTTTTGAGCAGCAAATGTCGGCGACGCCTTCCGTTTCTGATGCCCGGCCGATGGGAACGGGTGAAATCAACCGCCACGGAATGCCCAAACTGCCCGCTGGGCAAATCAAGACCGTGAAATGGCCTGTGCTGGACTTGGGTTTTAAGCCGGATATATCTCATCAAAAATGGAAACTGGTTATTGACGGTCATGTCGAGTCGCCTGTTACATTGAATTGGGAGGATTTTATGGCCTTGCCGCAGACGGAAGATGTCAGTGATTTTCATTGTGTTACTACGTGGTCACGCATGGATGTGCCCTGGGTGGGCGTACGGCTGGCAGATCTAGCAGCCCTTGTGCAACCCAAATCCAGCGCGACGCACATTCTCTGCCACGGTTATGATAAATACACAACTAACCTATCTCTTGAAGAAGCATTGAAAGACGATGTTTTGCTAGTTCATACAGCTGATAACAAGCCCTTGGAGCGCGATCATGGCGGGCCGGTGCGTATGATCACGCCTCAGCTTTACGCATGGAAAGGAAGTAAATGGATCAACAGGATCGAGTTCCTGTCGTCAAATAAGCTGGGTTTTTGGGAATTAAGAGGTTACTCTAATACAGCCTACCCCTGGCGGAATGACCGGTATAGCTGA
- a CDS encoding DUF819 family protein — translation MITNDAVVLGLLMLILAAIFYTASMDRPGWKRFYSLVPPLLLCYFIPGLLNSFGIVNGSTSQLYPVVSKYFLPACLVFFTIGMDWRSLSRLGPKALIAMLVGTLGIIIGGPFALWLIGLISPQTVAGEGADAVWRGLATIAGSWIGGGANQTALREVFHPSDALFSQMVAVDVLIAELWMAFLIYGAGIASRIDHWLGADSSPIEHIKEHLDIQHHANEKAPAMRDYIFLGAVGFGATGIAHFLADMITPYLSKNYPFLDKYSLTSPFFWVVTIATFIGIALSMTPVRKLEHVGASKLGSVFLYVLIATIGMQMDLGAVAGNPGLFAIGLIWILTHAIILILVCKWLKIPFFFLAVGSQANVGGSASASVVAAAFHPSLATVGVLLAILGYAIGTYGGYLTALLMQWVSEG, via the coding sequence ATGATCACGAACGACGCCGTTGTACTTGGACTATTAATGCTGATTCTGGCTGCCATTTTTTACACGGCTTCTATGGATCGCCCCGGCTGGAAACGGTTCTACTCCCTGGTACCACCGCTGCTGCTTTGCTATTTTATTCCGGGTTTGTTGAATTCTTTTGGCATTGTAAATGGCAGCACCTCACAGCTTTATCCCGTCGTTTCCAAATATTTCCTGCCTGCCTGCCTTGTTTTTTTCACCATCGGCATGGATTGGCGCTCATTAAGCCGCTTAGGCCCCAAAGCACTGATTGCCATGCTTGTGGGAACGCTTGGCATCATAATTGGCGGGCCGTTTGCGTTGTGGCTGATTGGGTTAATCAGCCCGCAAACCGTTGCCGGAGAAGGCGCGGACGCAGTTTGGCGCGGGCTGGCCACAATTGCAGGAAGCTGGATCGGCGGCGGCGCCAATCAGACTGCATTAAGGGAAGTTTTTCACCCAAGCGATGCGCTTTTCTCACAGATGGTGGCTGTTGATGTGCTGATTGCGGAACTATGGATGGCTTTTCTCATTTACGGAGCAGGAATTGCCTCCCGCATTGACCATTGGCTCGGCGCTGACAGCAGCCCGATCGAACACATCAAAGAACATCTTGATATACAACATCATGCAAATGAAAAAGCACCGGCAATGCGCGATTACATTTTTCTCGGAGCAGTCGGTTTTGGGGCGACAGGCATCGCACATTTTCTGGCAGACATGATCACACCTTATTTATCCAAAAACTATCCTTTTTTAGACAAATACAGTCTTACTTCTCCTTTTTTCTGGGTAGTGACCATTGCTACATTTATTGGGATTGCACTTTCCATGACGCCAGTGCGAAAACTCGAACATGTAGGGGCCTCGAAGCTAGGATCTGTTTTTTTATATGTGCTTATAGCCACAATCGGCATGCAAATGGACCTGGGGGCAGTTGCTGGTAACCCAGGACTTTTCGCCATCGGCTTGATCTGGATCCTGACGCACGCTATCATTCTGATTTTAGTTTGCAAATGGCTTAAAATCCCGTTCTTTTTTCTGGCTGTGGGAAGCCAGGCCAATGTGGGTGGATCGGCGTCAGCCTCAGTTGTGGCCGCAGCTTTTCACCCGTCGCTGGCCACAGTCGGCGTTTTACTTGCTATCTTGGGATATGCAATCGGCACTTATGGAGGTTATTTGACTGCGCTTTTGATGCAATGGGTTAGTGAAGGTTAA
- a CDS encoding (2Fe-2S)-binding protein, which yields MAIYNLSLNGKKVKVDVEPDMPLLWVVRDFAGLKGTKFGCGMALCGACTVHLNGEPTRSCQLPVSGVGKNDKITTIEGIGDGKLNVIQKAWIEEQVPQCGYCQSGQIMSATALLKTNPNPTDADIDSAMSGNLCRCGTYDRIRKAIYRAAAEMKVTEAGIGKR from the coding sequence ATGGCGATATATAACTTATCATTAAATGGCAAAAAAGTAAAAGTTGACGTCGAGCCCGACATGCCTTTGCTATGGGTCGTCCGTGATTTTGCCGGATTGAAGGGCACCAAGTTTGGCTGTGGTATGGCGTTATGCGGCGCTTGCACAGTGCACTTAAACGGTGAGCCTACGCGCTCGTGCCAGTTGCCGGTTTCCGGTGTTGGCAAAAATGACAAGATCACAACCATTGAAGGCATTGGTGATGGTAAGCTGAATGTGATCCAAAAAGCCTGGATCGAAGAGCAGGTTCCGCAGTGTGGTTATTGCCAATCGGGGCAGATCATGTCGGCAACGGCGCTGCTTAAAACCAATCCAAACCCTACGGATGCGGATATCGATTCGGCGATGAGCGGGAATCTTTGCCGCTGCGGAACATACGACCGAATCAGAAAGGCAATCTACAGGGCGGCAGCAGAAATGAAAGTTACTGAGGCAGGCATTGGAAAGCGGTAA
- a CDS encoding xanthine dehydrogenase family protein molybdopterin-binding subunit — protein MEKIQTSRRDFLKASGITTFGLALGISGFTRDASLKKINPAVLRLEINPFIIIDTNGNITLVNPRPDMGQGSTQAVPSLLAEELEVSLEKVLIIQSDGMGKYGSQTSGGSSSVRELWFPIRKAGAAAREMLTTTAARRWNLPVSECHAEDAKIVHKGSGKSLTYGELADEASKLEIPKDPKLKESRDFKIIGKYNKRLDVPERVNGKAVYGIDVDVPGMVYASILHSPMIHGKVASIDDSEAKKIKGVLQVIKTERTMPHRTSEAVAVVATNYWAALKGKKALVVKWDNGELEKTLSTSNYYAATYEAAKKDGINAEEKGDFSIKYAAAKDKIEFNYETPFLAHAPIEPENAVAHVKDDGTVEIWAPVQGPDWALRDVCGYMKVKPEQVKINVTLLGGAFGRKAYHDFVLEACHISKVVKKPVKVVWTREDDIAQGPYRPGMLSHMQGFVENGKITGFHHHAIGESIAGQVFKQLKDTEADPWLSGELATENNKYRFDGASKVSWTNVKTDIPVVWWRSVYASNFGWGQECFVDELAHLAKKDPLKARMEILTDDRFKKVLQTLAEKANWDEKLPEGSGKGLAIFSSFNSISACCITVSKKDQGVKIDKVVSVIDCGHYVNPDNVKAQTEGNIVMGLTAAIKDGITFTNGISDQSNFHQYNIMRLSETPAMEIHIIDSGAAPGGVGEPGLPPIAPALGNAVFAATGKRLRKLPFDIANLG, from the coding sequence TTGGAAAAAATACAAACTTCACGCCGCGATTTTCTGAAAGCCTCGGGGATCACCACTTTCGGGCTCGCATTGGGTATTTCGGGTTTTACCAGGGACGCATCCTTAAAAAAGATCAACCCGGCGGTTCTCAGGCTGGAAATCAACCCATTTATTATCATTGATACCAACGGCAACATTACCCTGGTTAATCCAAGACCTGATATGGGCCAGGGTTCAACGCAAGCTGTGCCTTCACTTTTGGCAGAAGAGCTGGAAGTGAGCCTTGAAAAGGTGCTGATCATTCAAAGTGACGGCATGGGCAAATATGGCAGCCAGACTTCCGGAGGCAGCAGTTCCGTGCGGGAGTTATGGTTCCCGATCCGCAAGGCCGGGGCTGCGGCCAGGGAAATGCTCACGACCACGGCTGCCAGAAGATGGAATTTGCCCGTATCCGAGTGTCACGCAGAAGATGCCAAAATCGTGCATAAGGGAAGCGGTAAAAGTCTGACTTATGGAGAATTGGCTGATGAAGCTTCCAAACTGGAAATCCCAAAAGATCCTAAGCTCAAAGAATCCAGAGATTTTAAAATCATTGGTAAATACAATAAAAGGCTCGATGTTCCTGAACGCGTCAATGGCAAGGCGGTTTACGGAATTGATGTCGATGTGCCGGGAATGGTTTATGCAAGTATTCTGCATTCGCCCATGATCCATGGAAAAGTGGCTTCTATTGATGATTCGGAGGCAAAAAAGATCAAAGGCGTTTTACAAGTCATCAAAACCGAAAGGACAATGCCACACAGGACTTCGGAAGCCGTGGCGGTGGTTGCTACTAATTATTGGGCAGCCTTGAAAGGCAAAAAAGCGCTGGTGGTGAAATGGGACAATGGTGAGCTGGAGAAAACACTCAGCACGTCCAATTACTATGCCGCCACTTACGAAGCGGCCAAAAAAGATGGCATTAATGCGGAGGAAAAGGGGGATTTTTCAATAAAATATGCTGCTGCGAAAGATAAAATCGAGTTCAACTACGAAACTCCATTTCTAGCGCACGCGCCCATAGAACCCGAAAATGCGGTCGCGCATGTAAAGGACGATGGAACTGTGGAAATCTGGGCACCCGTTCAAGGGCCCGACTGGGCGTTGCGTGATGTTTGCGGCTACATGAAAGTCAAACCCGAGCAAGTCAAAATCAATGTGACTTTACTTGGAGGGGCATTTGGCAGGAAAGCTTATCACGATTTTGTTTTGGAAGCCTGCCACATTTCCAAGGTTGTCAAAAAACCTGTGAAAGTGGTTTGGACGCGTGAGGACGATATCGCGCAGGGGCCGTACCGCCCGGGAATGCTAAGCCATATGCAAGGTTTCGTGGAAAATGGAAAAATTACAGGCTTTCATCACCACGCCATTGGCGAATCCATTGCAGGCCAGGTCTTTAAACAATTGAAAGATACGGAGGCAGACCCGTGGCTAAGCGGTGAGCTCGCAACTGAAAATAATAAATACCGCTTCGACGGCGCTTCAAAAGTGAGCTGGACAAATGTTAAAACAGACATCCCGGTGGTTTGGTGGCGTTCTGTTTATGCGTCTAATTTCGGGTGGGGGCAGGAATGCTTCGTAGATGAGCTTGCACATCTTGCCAAGAAAGACCCTTTGAAAGCCAGAATGGAGATCCTTACCGATGATCGCTTTAAGAAAGTGCTTCAAACACTGGCTGAAAAAGCGAATTGGGATGAAAAGCTTCCGGAAGGTTCAGGAAAAGGTCTGGCTATTTTCAGCTCATTCAACAGCATTTCTGCATGTTGCATTACTGTCTCTAAAAAAGATCAGGGTGTGAAAATTGATAAGGTCGTTTCTGTGATCGATTGCGGGCATTATGTAAACCCGGATAATGTGAAGGCGCAAACCGAAGGAAACATTGTCATGGGCCTTACCGCAGCGATTAAAGATGGCATCACATTTACCAATGGCATCAGCGATCAAAGCAATTTTCATCAATACAACATTATGCGGCTTAGTGAGACGCCTGCAATGGAAATCCACATTATCGACAGTGGTGCTGCACCCGGTGGAGTAGGAGAGCCGGGCTTGCCTCCGATCGCTCCGGCATTGGGCAATGCCGTTTTTGCAGCAACTGGCAAGCGACTACGCAAGCTTCCTTTTGACATTGCCAATCTTGGTTAA
- a CDS encoding phosphatase PAP2 family protein, with translation MKLKYTSKSNLLIACGLLLTLGISSCNKTTDEPTASVNNPSSMDADAGNWKPYVLASSSEIVVAEPKAASSEDYKAEIAKLKETTSKITPQQREIVNYWGAGAAFRWNEIGRELAARYNTPPASNKDGKYPLPDPANPLADPKFPFANPPYTARALAYLSVAQYDALVSAWNYKFKFNRKAPSKTDASVQAILPVTDLPSYPSEDAVVAEASVAILKAMFPGEVPFLEQKLAEHKNSRLWAGMNVESDITAGADLGKAVGAKVMARAKTDGMGTANNQAATAEMIANAKTIGTTEPWVSQESPARPPMLPTYGFVTPWNFDKATVKTLRPGPPPAIGSAEYQENIDELLTIAKKQTRDQARIASFWSDGVGSYTPPGHWHRRAADLCHKNAFSEVRTARTLALLGTTLQDAGICCWDVKYFYYYPRPNQMNRKIKTSVGLPNFPSYTSGHSTFSGAAAELLAYIFPEEKEKIDNMAEEASVSRIYGLIHYRFDCEAGLQSGHKIGEYAVARAKSDGAK, from the coding sequence ATGAAATTAAAATATACTTCAAAGAGCAATCTTCTGATTGCGTGCGGATTGCTTCTCACTTTAGGGATTTCTTCCTGCAACAAAACTACCGACGAACCCACCGCTTCGGTTAACAACCCTTCCAGCATGGATGCTGACGCCGGCAATTGGAAGCCTTACGTGCTTGCCTCATCCAGTGAAATAGTGGTTGCTGAGCCAAAAGCTGCCTCCTCGGAAGACTACAAGGCAGAAATTGCAAAATTGAAGGAAACAACTTCCAAAATCACGCCGCAACAACGAGAAATCGTTAATTACTGGGGTGCAGGAGCCGCTTTCCGCTGGAATGAGATCGGTCGCGAACTGGCTGCGCGTTATAACACGCCGCCAGCATCCAACAAAGACGGTAAATATCCGCTTCCTGATCCTGCCAATCCACTTGCAGACCCTAAGTTTCCTTTTGCCAATCCGCCTTACACGGCCAGAGCACTGGCCTATCTTAGCGTTGCGCAGTATGATGCATTGGTAAGTGCGTGGAATTACAAGTTTAAATTCAACCGCAAAGCGCCTTCGAAAACGGACGCTTCTGTACAAGCGATTTTGCCGGTGACTGATCTTCCTTCCTATCCTTCGGAGGATGCGGTGGTAGCCGAAGCATCGGTTGCTATTTTGAAAGCAATGTTTCCGGGAGAAGTGCCGTTTCTGGAACAAAAACTGGCTGAGCATAAAAACAGCCGCTTATGGGCTGGGATGAATGTGGAAAGCGACATTACTGCGGGTGCAGATCTGGGTAAAGCTGTGGGTGCAAAGGTGATGGCAAGAGCCAAAACAGACGGTATGGGAACCGCCAACAACCAGGCAGCAACCGCTGAAATGATCGCTAATGCAAAAACAATAGGAACTACGGAACCCTGGGTTAGCCAGGAATCGCCTGCCCGCCCGCCAATGTTGCCAACTTACGGCTTTGTTACGCCATGGAATTTTGATAAAGCAACTGTTAAAACATTACGCCCGGGACCGCCACCAGCAATCGGGAGCGCGGAATACCAGGAAAATATCGATGAACTTTTAACCATTGCAAAAAAACAAACCCGCGATCAGGCGCGCATTGCCAGCTTCTGGTCCGATGGTGTGGGAAGTTATACACCTCCGGGTCACTGGCACAGAAGGGCTGCGGACCTTTGTCATAAAAATGCATTCAGCGAGGTTAGAACAGCCAGAACCCTGGCGCTTCTGGGCACCACATTGCAGGATGCCGGAATTTGCTGCTGGGACGTGAAGTATTTTTATTACTACCCACGCCCAAATCAAATGAATAGAAAGATTAAAACTTCTGTGGGCTTGCCTAACTTCCCCTCATACACTTCGGGGCACTCCACATTCTCTGGCGCAGCGGCTGAATTGCTGGCCTACATTTTTCCGGAAGAAAAAGAGAAAATTGACAATATGGCAGAGGAAGCATCTGTGTCAAGGATTTATGGACTTATCCACTACCGTTTTGACTGCGAAGCCGGCTTGCAATCCGGTCACAAAATTGGTGAATATGCCGTGGCCAGAGCAAAATCTGACGGTGCCAAATAA
- a CDS encoding transporter, with protein sequence MKQPLILLLMIALCATGRAFAQMPNDAIYMSKNTACLALSYGHSSWDKYWENQLKRENLNIGTHTTQSAMAMLAVGVTKNLNVIVGVPYVWTQTSAGNLKWQKGFQDASLWLKFRFINKSGFSLHAIGGASIPTGDYIADFMPMSIGMQCRTATARLLASYRHPQTGIYMTASGSYIFRSNIEIDRDSYLADGKLHSTNKVTVPNAYDASVRLGYLKKGIQAEVFAEYGACDGGDNIRRNDMPFPTNNMKSTVGGVYAKFQPKNIGVNARAAYVLDGTNVGQSTSFSVGVLYQFRYIKADKNPNMHQ encoded by the coding sequence ATGAAGCAACCACTCATTTTGCTTTTAATGATTGCCCTGTGCGCAACAGGAAGGGCTTTTGCCCAAATGCCCAACGATGCCATTTATATGTCGAAAAATACGGCCTGTCTTGCTCTTTCTTACGGGCATAGCTCCTGGGACAAGTATTGGGAAAACCAACTCAAACGCGAAAATCTGAACATTGGCACACACACCACCCAAAGTGCAATGGCCATGTTGGCAGTAGGCGTAACCAAAAACCTGAATGTTATCGTGGGCGTTCCTTACGTGTGGACGCAGACCAGCGCTGGCAATTTAAAGTGGCAAAAAGGGTTTCAGGACGCTTCCCTTTGGCTTAAATTTCGTTTTATTAATAAATCAGGGTTTTCCCTGCACGCCATCGGCGGCGCTTCCATTCCTACGGGCGACTACATTGCCGATTTTATGCCTATGTCTATTGGGATGCAATGCAGAACTGCAACGGCCAGACTGCTAGCCAGTTACCGCCATCCGCAAACCGGCATTTATATGACCGCTTCGGGAAGCTATATTTTCCGCAGTAACATTGAGATCGACCGCGATTCTTATCTGGCTGATGGAAAGCTGCATAGCACCAATAAAGTGACTGTTCCCAACGCTTATGACGCTTCTGTGAGGCTGGGATATTTGAAAAAAGGCATTCAGGCAGAGGTTTTTGCCGAGTATGGCGCTTGTGATGGGGGTGATAACATCCGCAGGAATGATATGCCTTTTCCTACTAATAACATGAAAAGCACTGTGGGCGGCGTTTATGCCAAATTTCAGCCAAAAAATATCGGCGTTAATGCCCGGGCCGCTTACGTTCTTGACGGAACCAATGTTGGCCAAAGTACATCTTTTTCTGTTGGCGTGCTGTACCAGTTCCGGTATATCAAGGCTGATAAAAACCCAAACATGCATCAATAA
- a CDS encoding DUF6265 family protein, with protein sequence MTKQAGFLTNGARKCLIVLLLASTSMIQNEGYTKTDFEKLNAIVGSWKMQRTGGDMYETWHRVSPSEFSGVSYKLENGDTVKLETVRLYLSNRRVIYAPVTFGQNDEKEVLFDLKSIQGKKFIFENPKHDFPQRIGYAFLPADSLHAYIEGTIDSKPRHIDYKYSKLK encoded by the coding sequence ATGACAAAACAAGCAGGTTTTTTAACCAACGGAGCGCGTAAATGTTTGATCGTTTTGCTGCTCGCATCCACTTCCATGATTCAGAATGAAGGATACACCAAAACCGATTTTGAAAAGCTCAATGCTATCGTGGGTTCATGGAAAATGCAGCGTACGGGAGGCGATATGTATGAAACCTGGCACAGGGTCTCACCAAGCGAATTTTCGGGGGTCAGTTATAAGCTTGAAAATGGCGATACAGTTAAACTCGAAACGGTCCGCCTTTACCTAAGTAACCGCAGGGTGATATACGCGCCGGTGACTTTTGGGCAGAATGATGAAAAGGAAGTGCTTTTCGATTTGAAATCAATTCAGGGGAAAAAGTTTATTTTTGAAAATCCCAAGCACGATTTTCCCCAGCGCATCGGCTATGCGTTTTTACCCGCAGACTCGCTTCATGCCTACATTGAAGGAACCATTGATTCAAAACCCAGACATATCGATTACAAATATTCAAAGCTCAAATAA
- a CDS encoding DinB family protein, whose protein sequence is MKKSAISPMPQFFDRYINLVEDIDIIEAFNKYSPGNVYADLAKLTALKELAYAEGKWSVKDILQHVIDNERIMSYRAMRFSRNDKTTLPGYDEELLAANTIANQRSIDDLMQEFNEVRQSTISLFKSMNDEMILRSGFAYKSDISALALGFVIIGHPIHHMRVIEERYFPLLQAPAS, encoded by the coding sequence ATGAAGAAATCCGCAATCAGCCCAATGCCCCAGTTTTTCGATCGCTACATCAACCTGGTAGAAGACATTGATATCATTGAAGCATTCAACAAATATTCGCCCGGCAATGTGTATGCAGACCTTGCAAAGCTAACGGCCCTGAAAGAGCTGGCTTACGCCGAAGGAAAATGGAGTGTAAAGGACATTTTACAACATGTCATTGACAACGAGCGCATTATGTCCTACCGGGCCATGCGTTTTTCTAGAAATGACAAAACAACCCTCCCAGGCTACGACGAAGAACTTTTGGCAGCAAACACAATCGCAAATCAACGTAGCATCGATGATCTGATGCAGGAATTCAATGAAGTAAGGCAAAGTACAATTTCCCTTTTTAAAAGCATGAATGATGAAATGATCCTGCGCTCAGGTTTTGCTTACAAGTCCGACATTTCGGCTCTGGCCCTGGGATTCGTGATCATCGGTCACCCTATTCACCACATGCGTGTAATTGAGGAGCGTTACTTTCCGCTGCTTCAAGCACCCGCCAGCTGA